In Dysidea avara chromosome 6, odDysAvar1.4, whole genome shotgun sequence, the genomic stretch tatacaagcatgtacgtGCGCAGCTGTTCAACAGTGAATTTTCAGTgacaactactgactcacaggacttcaAGGATGTCTACGCATACACCTCGACAGCCACAGAATATTACAGGAGtttttaaagaactgcgcatactgacacattattagcgcatgacgctttccattgcaagaacttggaaaaccgcagtactgAGACACGCTTTATAGTACAGTATAGATTTTCCAAAAGACATGGTACACATCTATATCTAGTCGTGCAATGAAGAATATCCAGCTGCTCTCCATGAGGGCCAGTCCCCCTGCATGCGGAATTGTCTAGTGTGGCGGCGCCCGCTATTGTAGTTGATCAGCGGGCGCCGCAACACTACTGTGGTAAATAATTTATATTAGAAGATAAGAATCATTTTCCAACTGTGGGTGTTTATTTTTGTCAGGCAATAGTGCCTTCATGTATCATGTGCCTTAGTGATTGGTTGTCTGTGAATGATGATTCTATTACAAATGTGATGTGTATCCTCGTGACAACCGATCAATAAATTTCCTGATATCATTTGAGATTTGCCATGGTGATCACGAACCCCACAACAGTCCAAACTGTGTAGCTATTCGACTATTCTAAAATGGCCATGGATTGTGTCAACATCTGGCTTACCTCTCAGTCTGCTAAAATCCTTGAGTAAGATTCCAAATCTCCGACACTAAATTTTGGCAGATTCTGAACAAAATTCCAACTTGTAGCTAATTAtcaataaggccactccaagtcataccttagtttctggtcactcccaagcctacaaatggatgcgggcgggcggatgatcaggacttcaggactatagacgctactgtgacaatatactgtatggtattattatttgctcaatttagcaaattcatgttgattttgtttttagtcaaacttaaccaacagcataagtagttgtgcttcggcaaaaaatgcactaggaaagttgttgatggatcatggctagctatacactgatgtatagcatttaagtatatttatttatttatttatttagaatataatatAAGAAATgctttgctcatgtagctacttatgctttccaagtgaaataaatgtctcattagctatgtcaggaaagtattactatgacttattatagctaagttgttcaaatgatcatgatccaaaatgaaatttaacttctattttcacatcagaaattcttcattcaaatgtgaagtcttagctcactagctatgtgtttccagccttctattcagtataaccttgagaaaagtaactgtcaaagttttgagtcattgagtgctccagactagtgttttttagtgatcatctgggaatgtttaaactataagggtttctacttgccaatctaattttagttatggaaaagtttaagtttaagctcaccgaatgttgccggctttccatacccctgtagtgttcagtgataaggaatttgaagttattagactaatcattagaggactacatttgaattataaagttaaagctatggcccatctgcatggactagtagttaatgctactgaaattactttggttacagaagcattagtaacagttataatctgaacagctatataatcaaggacaaaactagctataattAGAAAcatttattagtgtggcatatatacctaatattagagttaagagtagtgtgactgctctattggaatccctgactgctctattagagtatctcaatcttttgcagtaaaaaataagtgtcttgctgggttaCATGCATTTAAGCACcggtaatattaataatagtcctcataaactagggttccaggtttaccatgcgggcgggcgaccagaaactaaggtttgacttggtgtggcctaatttGGATGTCAAAACTTTTACAAATACTTTTTATCTAATATTGATGAAATGTAAATGATTCTATTTTTTTCTAAGGTTCCAATGTGTTGTACAGGATCCCAGTTGGTGTCAGACCACTAGCGTATGAAAAATCGGTCAGTGTATACAACCATATACACCCTTCTAAAATCTATGGTAGGTACAAGATGGCATATACGTAGTAAAAAGTATTTTGAAACATTTGAATGTTTCTATCTACAGTATATGCTGAATTATGAATGGGAAACAATTGCAAACAGTCAATGTAATGATACAGCAAATATTAATATATACACTTGGTTACCAACTAAATTAATTATAATCTGGCAATCAAGATTATTATAGTAAATACATAGGCTAACTTGTATTCCTGTAAGGTCGTGCCACTAATATTATAAATAGTATGTCCTGCTTTTCATCAGTGACTACATGCATTTCCATTGCCACATTCATCATTATTAAAGAATTAGCCATTATGTACCTGAATACTGAACATGCATAGGTCAGTTTTTAACATTGTCATGCTTGTACAGAATGCAGTGAGCCTTTAACATTGTAACGTTTGAAGAACTGTATAAGCACAAACTACACGTCAAACAGATGTCACAGGTGTTTGTCATTGGAGACCGTACATAAAAAACAGACCAGAATCTAGCATGAAAATTGGACACAGACTAGCTATTGTGGCAATAATGGTAATGACCTGCCTGCAGAATTTtcagatgaaaaacagaaaatcaaatAGTGGTTTAAGTGTGTAATGCCTCATAGAAGATTTCATATCAATCCTTCAACACTTCATCACACAACGTACGTATGTAACAACATGTCAAGTTATAGTCTGTTCTCTAATCTCATGTGCCCTGACAGTCTTATCTGTGTTGTAGCAATGTATCCACCTTTTAGCTAAAACAAGGTTACATGTCTGGCTCATAAGGGAGATACCCTTTACACGTCTCACTACCACAGTAACACGGTTTTCCAGATCCAGCCAGAGTGTCACCGTAACTGAAACACAACTCTGTTCCCATGGTAACAGCCCTCAAGGTAAACAAACACAGTCTAGGTACGATAGAATCAGATCGTACTGGCAACATTACTAAATTAGGATCACAGGAATGATTAATAAACCTTGCTGTGTTCCCCTTAACTGTAGCatcaatacaagtacacaacgTCTTGACTGTACCAAAGTGTTCCTTATAAATTAGCACAAAACAAGGGTCTGCCGGGGGTAACGTTGACAACTTGTTCTTAGCATTACTGAGGGGGATCAGTTCACCAACATACTCGCATACAAACTCTCCTTTTAATAAATCTCTAGTTGTTCTAACTCCGTAGCCTTTCTTGTCTGTCTGATAAACTTGTAGTGCTGGATGGTCGCCTCTTTGTGTGCCCCGAGTTTTACAGTCCGCTCCACAAGCGCACCAACTGTTACACTCATAAATAGGAGGCGCTTCAGGCGATAATTTAAAGGGTAACAATACCCCATCGTCATCATAAGCTGGAGGGTATCCCTTGAGGCAACTACACGTGTTGGGGGATCTCCCGCATTCTCCTGGATCACACGAGCATGAGTGACTCTCACCAGCTTGTAACGATACTCCACTGGGCGTAACACAACTAGAAATGTTCTGATAGTTGTTAGGTGACTCACACATCAGTTTTACACGTTCCAACCTTACAATCAAGTTTACTGCTGTGCACGCGTTAAGTTTCGGGTTAAATTACACGTCACCCTCCCATTCTAACGCGCAGGGACATCTAGTTTAAAGCCGCCTACTCGAAGGATCGAGATGAAGGCGGGTCGGATGAAGGTGCACAAAGGATTTGCTTTTGGATGCTTGATTGTTTCAGGGCTGTTGTTGTATGGAACTAACTTCACTGTCGTGCTTGGAGTTGCCGTTATCCTCTTTTTGACGTTAGGTGGTTGGAAGGTCCTTGTTCGAGCGATTAAAATATGTCAAGTAATCCCGAGAGACCTCAGGTATATTGTGTAGCTACACCATAGTTATTAGCGGCTTACTCATTCATTTGTTGACATGGTGCCACTGCATATTTGACCTTAGCTGACCCTATAGACGGGCATTTTCATCATTTGTCTTTATCCcggtctttatctccctgaggcattattttttcatgatttcaaattgaaggtgttgatctaagagGCAACTTGATTTTTGTTTAAAGTAAATAGTTCATTCTACTCCAAATTATGATCATTAAATTTTTATTACTTAAATTTATTCACCATTGGGGTGTAAACATAGATCGTATATTATTCATACCCGTACGAAGAATATACGATCTATGGTGTAAATTAGCTACCAAAGAGCATGTACGCAAATAACTTTATATGGCTAATATAAATTAACATAATTTTAATCACATAAAACAAGTTGTTTTTCCTTGCAAGATCTTTAAACATTTGAAATATTTTCCGTCAGCGTATGCAGTGCCTGTATACGTATGCTATTAGATAGTCTGGTTCCCCTTCGCAGAAAAGTAAGGatatggtgaaatacaaatgTCAAATtgtttcaaaaggaattcagtCAGACAGCATATGTAACTGCTTGTTATGTTAGATAATTGCCCTTCAACTGGAACAACAGCATTGCATTGCCAAGGTGACTTCTGTGTGAACATCATTGGTACACATTAATTGGCTACCGCCGAATCTGGGtggtagaaatgatttagtatctgtatttcaccagacccttactttttgtgaaggagcaggcggcgccagactagctATTAGAGAGGAAgatgaaatatcaacatgtaacgAGTGTATCAATTTCATGAGTTAACAAATGATGTCATTCTTATGGCCACACGTCTATTGTAACTTGGCTCTTTGTAGAAAACCAGAAACTGCTATTTGTCAATCAGTAGCTACCTGTGAGAAATTTAAAACGACAACACCTTACAAATTATGTTGGGTTGGAGGGTAGAAATGTTGATATTTCAAATTCACTTTCCTCATGTAATTACATGCAGGCATTGCctccagctgtaacatcaatgggtacctatGTTTACTggagaagcaaatgcccaactgtccttgtcatTGCTTAGCGGTATTGGGGTCactgtggaacttcaggttctgCGGccagtcctcctgcaggttgCTAGCCCTGCCTCATACAGGAGGAggtttgcctgcacaaggctcaagcaccTAAGTGGTGCACAAGCATCCCAGTGCTGTATCGCTGGGCAGCAATAGTTGTATTTCACACAGCTGCCGTAAGCTTTGCTTTGCAGGGATTGTTGACTGTGCACCCTGAGCCATTCGCAGAAATCACATTTCGGTCAATATCAACATGCTTAGAGATGACACAACTGCCCCCCAAAGTTGGTTTGTCATCTGACTCCCAGAGGTGCATCTCTGGCTTTGAATTAATGCTTGCCTTGCTTAAACATGTCTTCAGCCATCTAGCTGTAGTACTTCCTGTTACTGGATCATGCTTTCCAACCTAGTTTTCTTCTATACCAACACCCCAGACTCATTATGAACTCCTGCTCGGTAATTCTGGTCTCCAGCTATAAAACCTCTGTAGTTATAATTACTTTGTCAGTCTCAATGCAAACAGGCCTATTTCTAATGGGCCCATTAGTTGATTCATCTGTCTAAAGATTGTGGGTTTAGCCTCCAATCTCAGTGTTCTTTCATTGATCTCGATTCTTAATTCACTGTCACATTGTCCTTGGTCAATCCCATGTTGTTTCTGCTACCTGACACAATACAAGGAGTGAGTTCCCCAGTTTGTTGATGTCACTGCTGTGAGTTTCATCTGAAGTGTTTGGCAAAACATTGCAGAATCATGAATTCTATT encodes the following:
- the LOC136259470 gene encoding histone-lysine N-methyltransferase SETMAR-like; this encodes MCESPNNYQNISSCVTPSGVSLQAGESHSCSCDPGECGRSPNTCSCLKGYPPAYDDDGVLLPFKLSPEAPPIYECNSWCACGADCKTRGTQRGDHPALQVYQTDKKGYGVRTTRDLLKGEFVCEYVGELIPLSNAKNKLSTLPPADPCFVLIYKEHFGTVKTLCTCIDATVKGNTARFINHSCDPNLVMLPVRSDSIVPRLCLFTLRAVTMGTELCFSYGDTLAGSGKPCYCGSETCKGYLPYEPDM